A single Carnobacterium alterfunditum DSM 5972 DNA region contains:
- a CDS encoding LacI family DNA-binding transcriptional regulator — protein sequence MAITIKDVAKKAGVATSTVSRTIQDHSSISEKTKKKVRLIMKELGYQPNLAARGLVNQNTQTIGIVLPVSDGLVFQNPFFLEMIRGISKTCNEKKYMVAIASGTTEEELLESIRMMAKGGRADGFIVLYSKKEDQVIDYLYQEKLNYAIIGKPYQHENEILYVDNDNQLAGKDATNYVIGLNHQKIAYICNDMDEMVTAERLSGYQQALTAANIAIDPTYVIAEAFKGTEYKQRLAALFLAEEHPTAVVASDDIVAMSLSNFLKDIGLSVPNDVSIISFNNSIFAEMIQPALTSIDVHIDYLSSQVVEKLVEFIEGRQTIAMKVILPHKIIERDSCKSRTE from the coding sequence ATGGCGATCACGATTAAAGATGTTGCAAAAAAAGCAGGTGTGGCGACCTCAACCGTTTCTCGAACGATTCAAGATCATTCAAGTATTAGCGAAAAAACGAAGAAAAAAGTTCGTTTGATAATGAAAGAACTTGGGTATCAACCTAATTTGGCAGCACGAGGATTAGTGAATCAAAACACCCAGACGATTGGAATTGTTTTGCCTGTATCGGACGGGTTAGTCTTCCAAAATCCTTTCTTTTTAGAAATGATTCGCGGTATCAGTAAGACCTGTAATGAAAAAAAATACATGGTGGCTATTGCTTCAGGGACAACAGAAGAAGAATTATTAGAGAGTATTCGAATGATGGCAAAAGGTGGTCGAGCAGACGGTTTTATCGTCTTATATTCTAAAAAAGAAGATCAAGTGATCGACTATTTGTATCAGGAGAAATTGAATTATGCCATTATTGGAAAACCTTATCAGCATGAAAATGAAATCTTATATGTCGATAACGATAACCAATTAGCCGGAAAAGATGCAACAAATTATGTGATTGGGTTAAATCATCAAAAGATTGCCTATATTTGTAACGACATGGATGAAATGGTTACAGCTGAACGTTTATCGGGCTACCAACAGGCTCTGACGGCAGCGAATATAGCCATTGATCCAACTTATGTTATCGCAGAAGCCTTTAAAGGAACAGAGTATAAACAGCGATTGGCAGCATTATTTCTTGCTGAGGAACATCCCACAGCAGTAGTAGCGAGTGATGATATAGTAGCTATGAGTCTAAGTAATTTTTTGAAAGATATTGGATTATCGGTGCCAAATGATGTTTCGATTATTAGTTTCAATAATTCTATTTTTGCTGAAATGATCCAACCAGCGTTAACTTCGATCGACGTCCATATTGATTATTTGAGCAGTCAAGTAGTGGAGAAATTGGTTGAATTTATCGAAGGCAGACAAACAATAGCAATGAAAGTTATCTTGCCGCACAAGATCATTGAACGAGATTCGTGCAAAAGTAGAACAGAATAA
- a CDS encoding aldose epimerase family protein, protein MKFTKKRFGWIADQEITEYQLTTTQGAVFKCLNYGAIVSGIEVPDKNGNCENVVLGFDTLEEYIEDSPYFGALVGRVAGRIKNGTWETYKLTQNEGPHHIHGGRANFSQIIWDTEVNEAADFIDIIFTHKSPAGDNGYPGNLTVKVVYRWTEKAVWTMDIRAETDATTLFNPTNHTYFNLSGSAKRTILNHKLQIASAVYAEVGADKCPTGRLIPVDGTPYDFRNSIFISEALAKQPTGYDTPFKLTTGNVLLNEPESGRQVAIRTTREAVVVFSTTGMDEEYIVMGKKMCSHLGIALETQELPDAVHHPHFQSIVLKPGEQYFSQTTYHFSA, encoded by the coding sequence TTGAAGTTTACTAAAAAGCGATTCGGTTGGATAGCCGATCAAGAGATAACAGAATACCAACTGACCACTACACAAGGTGCTGTTTTTAAGTGCTTAAATTACGGAGCGATCGTGTCCGGTATTGAAGTACCTGATAAAAACGGAAACTGTGAAAATGTGGTGTTGGGCTTTGATACTCTTGAAGAGTACATTGAGGATTCGCCCTACTTTGGTGCGTTAGTTGGACGAGTAGCCGGACGAATCAAAAACGGAACATGGGAAACCTATAAATTGACTCAAAATGAAGGGCCGCACCATATTCATGGTGGTCGGGCCAATTTCAGTCAAATTATATGGGACACTGAAGTAAATGAAGCTGCCGATTTTATCGATATTATCTTTACCCATAAAAGTCCAGCTGGAGACAACGGGTATCCAGGAAACTTAACGGTAAAAGTGGTTTATCGATGGACTGAAAAGGCCGTTTGGACTATGGATATTCGAGCAGAGACGGATGCAACAACATTGTTCAATCCGACGAACCATACGTATTTCAACTTGAGCGGGTCAGCCAAACGGACTATTTTAAACCATAAATTGCAAATTGCCAGCGCTGTTTATGCTGAAGTTGGAGCTGATAAATGCCCGACGGGAAGGTTGATCCCAGTTGATGGAACACCTTACGATTTCCGAAATTCTATTTTCATAAGCGAAGCATTAGCAAAACAACCTACTGGCTATGACACACCTTTTAAATTAACCACTGGAAACGTGTTGTTAAATGAACCAGAAAGTGGTCGACAAGTGGCGATTCGTACGACTAGAGAAGCAGTCGTCGTTTTTTCGACAACCGGAATGGATGAAGAATACATAGTGATGGGCAAAAAAATGTGCAGTCACTTAGGAATTGCTCTCGAAACGCAAGAGTTGCCGGACGCTGTTCATCATCCTCATTTCCAATCAATCGTTTTAAAACCAGGAGAGCAATACTTTTCACAAACAACCTATCATTTTTCTGCTTGA
- the pgmB gene encoding beta-phosphoglucomutase, with protein sequence MKAVLFDLDGILTDTANYHYQAWKALGAELGIEIDEAFNEQLKGVSRTDSLALILAKDGLEENFSNAEKEALATKKNDVYKKMIEQMSAADILPGIKTLLSDLKAKGILLGLASASQNGPNILEKLGLKDFFDTIVDPAKLAAGKPHPEIFETGAKQLNVSVQECIGIEDAAAGVQSINSAGMAAVAVGDKTTLRAAAKVVASTNELTADLLTAVWAESVEVY encoded by the coding sequence ATGAAAGCTGTATTATTTGATTTAGATGGGATCCTGACAGACACAGCCAATTATCATTACCAAGCATGGAAGGCGTTAGGTGCCGAATTAGGAATTGAAATAGATGAAGCATTCAATGAACAATTAAAAGGCGTCAGCCGAACCGATTCTTTAGCTTTGATTTTGGCTAAAGACGGCTTAGAAGAAAATTTTTCAAATGCAGAAAAAGAGGCCTTAGCAACTAAGAAAAATGATGTCTACAAAAAAATGATTGAGCAAATGTCTGCTGCTGATATCTTGCCTGGAATCAAAACCTTATTGTCTGACCTAAAAGCTAAAGGTATTTTATTGGGGTTGGCTTCAGCAAGTCAAAACGGACCCAATATTTTAGAGAAATTAGGCTTGAAAGACTTCTTCGATACGATCGTAGACCCAGCTAAATTAGCTGCAGGAAAGCCTCACCCAGAAATTTTTGAAACAGGAGCTAAGCAATTGAATGTATCCGTTCAAGAGTGCATCGGGATCGAAGATGCAGCGGCAGGAGTTCAATCGATCAATAGTGCTGGTATGGCAGCAGTAGCTGTTGGAGACAAGACAACATTGAGAGCAGCTGCTAAAGTTGTTGCTTCGACCAATGAGTTGACTGCAGATTTATTGACCGCTGTTTGGGCAGAGTCTGTTGAAGTTTACTAA
- a CDS encoding glycoside hydrolase family 65 protein translates to MGNKRLFELDEWKITTQTLDKKQRRLQESLTSIGNGYMGMRGNFEERYSGDHHQGSYLAGVWYPDKTRVGWWKNGYPDYFGKVINSMNFIQLDLFIDGEPVDLYTDTIREFEMELDMQTGILSRRYIVEKNEKQVQVEVERFVSIAQKELCAIRMNVTSLNEAVDIRFVPGLDSNVTNEDSNYEEKFWLPVMAVKDTLMVETKPNDFGIEQFTVAATMLNRTVGVEKICDTVSDMRVNEEFAGKLAVGEQASIEKLVILTTSRDSSKEEVGTRSQALSVDLIPFSFAELRKQHAELWKERWAKADVVIGGDSAAQQGIRYNLFQLFSTYYGEDERLNIGPKGFTGEKYGGATYWDTEAYAVPLYLALADQKVAKNLLTYRHNQLPQAEHNARQQGLKGALYPMVTFTGVECHNEWEITFEEIHRNGAMAYAIYNYTNYTGDESYLVDKGLDVLVGISRFWADRIHYNQGKDQYMMHGVTGPNEYENNVNNNWYTNTMAIWTLNYTLAALEKAPNKKDALTVTEAELNEWKAIIAKMYYPYDAEKGVFIQHDTFMDKDLRPVTELAPSDLPLSQNWSWDKILRSPFIKQADVLQGIYFFKEEFTKEEKQRNFDFYEPMTVHESSLSPSIHAILAADLHRMDKAVELYGRSARLDLDNYNNDTQDGLHITSMTGSWLTIVEGFAGMRTANETLAFAPLLPTNWTHYEFHINYRGRLLKINVSQTATTIELVTGEPLEMKVYEEVISLKDQYTCATTTATAVAVVK, encoded by the coding sequence ATGGGGAATAAACGATTATTTGAATTAGACGAATGGAAAATCACAACACAAACATTAGATAAAAAACAAAGACGATTGCAAGAAAGCTTGACCAGTATTGGAAATGGATATATGGGTATGCGAGGGAATTTTGAAGAACGCTATTCAGGCGATCACCATCAAGGCAGTTATTTAGCAGGTGTATGGTATCCGGATAAAACGCGTGTTGGCTGGTGGAAAAACGGTTACCCTGATTACTTCGGTAAAGTAATCAATTCGATGAACTTTATCCAATTGGATTTATTTATAGATGGAGAGCCAGTAGATTTGTATACCGATACCATTCGTGAATTTGAAATGGAGTTAGACATGCAGACGGGGATCTTATCGCGCCGGTATATCGTTGAGAAGAATGAGAAGCAAGTGCAGGTTGAGGTTGAACGTTTTGTTAGTATAGCTCAAAAAGAATTATGTGCGATTCGGATGAATGTGACTAGTCTGAATGAAGCCGTTGACATACGTTTTGTTCCAGGTCTAGACAGTAATGTTACGAATGAAGATTCAAATTATGAAGAAAAATTCTGGCTTCCAGTAATGGCAGTCAAAGACACATTGATGGTTGAAACAAAACCAAATGATTTTGGAATTGAACAATTTACAGTAGCTGCTACGATGTTAAACCGCACTGTCGGCGTTGAAAAAATCTGTGATACTGTATCAGATATGCGGGTCAATGAAGAGTTTGCTGGGAAACTAGCTGTAGGAGAACAAGCATCTATTGAAAAGTTGGTTATTTTAACAACTTCGCGAGACAGTTCAAAAGAAGAAGTAGGAACACGCAGCCAAGCATTGAGTGTTGACTTAATCCCTTTCTCTTTTGCAGAATTAAGAAAACAACATGCTGAATTATGGAAAGAACGTTGGGCGAAAGCCGATGTGGTCATCGGAGGCGATAGTGCTGCGCAACAAGGGATCCGCTACAATTTATTTCAACTATTCTCAACTTATTATGGTGAAGATGAGCGTTTAAATATTGGACCAAAAGGCTTTACGGGTGAAAAATACGGTGGAGCAACATACTGGGATACAGAAGCGTACGCCGTTCCATTGTACTTAGCTTTGGCTGATCAAAAAGTGGCTAAAAATTTACTGACTTATCGACACAATCAATTACCTCAAGCTGAACACAATGCGCGCCAACAAGGATTAAAAGGAGCACTTTATCCAATGGTGACATTCACTGGTGTTGAATGCCACAATGAATGGGAGATCACATTTGAAGAAATCCACCGTAATGGGGCAATGGCTTATGCTATTTACAATTACACGAATTATACCGGTGATGAAAGTTACTTAGTGGATAAAGGATTAGATGTTTTAGTGGGAATCAGCCGTTTCTGGGCAGATCGTATCCACTATAACCAAGGAAAAGACCAATATATGATGCACGGTGTCACAGGTCCGAATGAATATGAAAATAATGTTAACAACAACTGGTATACAAATACGATGGCAATTTGGACATTGAACTATACGTTGGCGGCTTTAGAAAAAGCTCCAAACAAAAAAGACGCGTTGACTGTAACGGAAGCGGAATTAAATGAATGGAAAGCAATCATTGCAAAAATGTATTATCCGTATGACGCTGAAAAAGGCGTATTCATCCAACACGATACCTTTATGGATAAAGATTTGCGTCCAGTTACTGAATTAGCTCCAAGTGATCTGCCATTGAGTCAGAATTGGTCGTGGGATAAAATCTTGCGTTCGCCTTTCATCAAACAAGCCGATGTCTTGCAAGGTATTTATTTCTTTAAAGAAGAATTTACGAAAGAAGAGAAACAGCGTAATTTTGATTTTTATGAACCAATGACAGTTCATGAATCAAGTCTTTCACCAAGTATCCATGCAATTTTAGCAGCAGATCTACACCGAATGGATAAGGCTGTTGAACTATATGGCCGTTCAGCTCGATTGGATCTAGACAATTACAATAACGATACGCAAGATGGGCTGCATATTACATCGATGACGGGCAGCTGGTTAACGATCGTGGAAGGCTTTGCTGGTATGCGGACGGCAAATGAAACATTGGCTTTTGCACCATTATTACCAACAAACTGGACTCATTATGAATTCCATATCAATTATCGAGGACGCTTATTGAAAATCAATGTATCTCAAACGGCTACAACGATTGAATTAGTGACCGGTGAACCGCTAGAAATGAAAGTCTACGAAGAAGTTATTTCATTAAAAGATCAATATACTTGTGCAACAACTACTGCAACAGCAGTAGCAGTAGTGAAATAG
- a CDS encoding PTS transporter subunit IIBC — MKKMFSFDFWQKLGKALMVVIAVMPAAGLMISIGKMIVMFGGDVQLLAVIGNVMESLGWGVIGNLHILFAAAIGGSWAKERAGGAFAALLAFILMNVTTGAIFGVSADMLITEGATTKTLFGSEILVNGYFTSVLGAPALNMGVFIGIISGFVGAIVFNKYYNYRKLPEALSFFNGKRFVPFVVILWSVIVSIGLAIFWPIVQTGINNFGQWIATSGDTAPILAPFIYGTLERLLLPFGLHHMLTIPVNYTALGGTYTILTGANIGTQVFGQDPLWLAWVSDLVNLKNSGDTAAYNDLLTSITPARFKVGQMIGASGTLLGVALAMYRRTDIDKRKKYKSIFFSAAIAVFLTGVTEPLEFMFMFAAPLLYVVYAVLQGFSFALADLIPLRVHSFGNLEFLTRIPMSVNAGLMWDVINFVLSSIVFFGLAYFVSYYLIGRFSFATPGRLGNYIDEASIEDTDSVAVTTGESVPAASAQVQNIIALLGGPTNISDVDACMTRLRVTVKDPAIVGDEPAWKKLGALGLIKKNNGIQAVYGPKADVLKSDILDALGD, encoded by the coding sequence ATGAAGAAAATGTTTTCATTTGATTTTTGGCAAAAACTTGGAAAGGCTTTAATGGTCGTTATCGCTGTTATGCCTGCTGCAGGTTTAATGATTAGTATCGGAAAAATGATCGTCATGTTTGGAGGCGATGTTCAATTACTAGCCGTCATAGGAAATGTGATGGAAAGCTTGGGTTGGGGTGTCATTGGGAATCTACACATTCTTTTTGCCGCTGCTATCGGGGGATCCTGGGCTAAAGAACGAGCTGGTGGAGCTTTTGCCGCATTGTTAGCCTTTATTTTAATGAACGTTACTACCGGTGCTATTTTTGGTGTATCAGCAGACATGTTGATTACTGAAGGCGCTACAACTAAAACCTTATTTGGTTCAGAAATTTTAGTCAACGGGTACTTTACATCTGTCCTTGGTGCTCCTGCCTTAAATATGGGTGTTTTCATCGGGATCATTTCAGGTTTTGTTGGAGCGATCGTTTTCAACAAATACTATAACTACCGTAAATTACCAGAAGCTCTTTCCTTCTTTAATGGAAAACGCTTTGTTCCTTTCGTAGTCATCTTGTGGTCTGTGATCGTTTCTATCGGTTTAGCAATTTTTTGGCCAATCGTTCAAACGGGGATCAACAACTTTGGACAATGGATCGCTACATCTGGCGACACAGCTCCTATTCTAGCACCATTCATTTATGGAACATTAGAACGTCTCTTGTTGCCTTTTGGATTGCATCATATGTTGACCATCCCAGTAAACTACACTGCTCTTGGCGGAACTTATACGATCTTGACAGGTGCAAACATTGGCACTCAAGTTTTTGGCCAAGACCCATTGTGGTTAGCTTGGGTAAGTGATTTAGTAAACTTAAAAAATAGTGGCGATACGGCGGCTTATAATGATTTATTAACGTCTATCACTCCTGCTCGTTTCAAGGTTGGGCAAATGATCGGAGCTAGTGGAACACTATTGGGTGTAGCTTTAGCTATGTATCGTCGAACAGATATTGATAAACGCAAAAAATATAAATCTATCTTTTTCTCAGCAGCTATCGCAGTCTTCTTAACAGGTGTTACCGAACCGCTTGAATTTATGTTTATGTTTGCGGCACCTTTATTGTATGTTGTTTATGCCGTGCTTCAAGGATTTTCATTCGCTTTAGCTGATCTTATTCCATTACGTGTTCATTCGTTTGGAAACTTGGAATTTCTAACTCGGATCCCAATGTCCGTCAATGCTGGTCTGATGTGGGATGTCATTAACTTTGTCCTAAGCAGCATTGTTTTCTTTGGACTTGCCTATTTTGTTTCTTATTACTTGATTGGTCGTTTCAGCTTTGCAACACCAGGTCGTTTAGGCAACTATATTGATGAAGCTTCTATTGAAGACACTGATTCGGTTGCTGTTACAACTGGAGAATCTGTTCCCGCAGCAAGTGCACAAGTTCAAAATATCATCGCTCTTTTAGGAGGTCCAACAAACATTTCTGATGTTGATGCTTGTATGACTCGTTTACGGGTTACTGTAAAAGATCCTGCAATCGTCGGTGACGAACCTGCCTGGAAAAAACTAGGCGCTTTAGGATTGATCAAAAAAAATAACGGCATCCAAGCTGTCTATGGTCCGAAAGCTGACGTCTTGAAGTCAGATATCCTGGATGCTTTAGGAGACTAA
- a CDS encoding endonuclease/exonuclease/phosphatase family protein, with protein MKLLTLNTHSWLEEQPYDKLDTLVETILTNQFDVIAFQEINQSIDGSVLDLSNQFAYQAADPTVQIKQNNFAFLVQQKLEQAGLRYVWTWQPAHIGYDIYDEGLAFLSLHPIQEIKTFYASKSRAFDNYKTRPVLGIKIEDSWYFNLHLGWWNDEDDSFKEQWAVCSAFFKSLLGPIYLMGDFNNPAQTINEGYELVTRDWFDTFHLAEKRDKGYTVEKNIDGWAENNEKLRIDFIFTNHPSEVDASQVFFNGKNNQIISDHYGVSITLATAEERTIV; from the coding sequence TTGAAATTATTAACTTTAAACACCCACAGTTGGTTAGAAGAACAACCGTATGATAAGTTAGATACGCTTGTCGAAACCATTCTAACTAATCAATTTGACGTAATTGCTTTCCAAGAAATAAATCAATCTATCGATGGATCTGTTCTTGATCTGTCAAATCAGTTCGCTTATCAAGCGGCTGACCCTACTGTCCAAATCAAGCAAAACAATTTTGCTTTTCTTGTACAGCAAAAATTAGAACAAGCAGGCTTAAGATATGTTTGGACTTGGCAGCCAGCTCACATCGGCTACGATATCTATGATGAAGGTTTAGCCTTTTTGAGCCTTCATCCGATCCAAGAAATCAAAACCTTTTATGCTTCCAAAAGCAGAGCGTTTGATAATTATAAAACGCGTCCTGTATTAGGCATTAAAATTGAAGACAGCTGGTACTTCAACCTTCATTTAGGTTGGTGGAATGATGAAGATGATTCTTTTAAAGAGCAATGGGCAGTGTGCTCAGCTTTTTTCAAATCGTTGCTCGGACCAATTTACTTGATGGGTGATTTTAATAATCCAGCACAAACAATCAATGAAGGTTATGAATTAGTGACCAGAGACTGGTTTGATACTTTCCATCTGGCAGAGAAACGGGATAAAGGGTACACCGTCGAAAAAAACATTGACGGTTGGGCTGAAAATAACGAAAAGTTAAGAATCGATTTCATTTTTACAAATCACCCTTCTGAAGTTGATGCCTCACAAGTCTTTTTTAATGGCAAAAACAATCAAATTATTTCTGACCATTATGGTGTCAGTATCACACTTGCAACTGCAGAAGAACGAACCATCGTCTAA
- a CDS encoding GrpB family protein — MKIEVADYKEKWPQLFKDESEKIKDIFGKELTTIHHVGSTPVHNLKAKPIIDIMPIVKHIENVDSLIINMTKIGYEALGENGIEGRRFFRKDGDIRTHHIHVFQGDNRNEIDRHLAVRAYLRTHHEAREKYGNLKEELAIKFPDDIDSYANGKDKFVKELEKKALIWYREQ, encoded by the coding sequence ATGAAAATTGAAGTAGCAGACTATAAAGAAAAATGGCCACAACTATTCAAAGATGAATCTGAAAAAATCAAAGATATTTTTGGTAAAGAATTAACGACTATTCACCATGTTGGCAGTACTCCTGTGCATAACTTAAAAGCTAAACCAATTATTGATATCATGCCAATTGTGAAGCATATTGAAAATGTTGACTCACTCATTATCAATATGACCAAAATTGGCTATGAAGCACTTGGGGAAAACGGCATAGAAGGACGACGCTTTTTCAGGAAAGATGGCGATATTAGAACACACCATATACATGTATTCCAAGGCGACAACAGAAATGAGATCGATCGTCATTTAGCGGTAAGGGCTTACCTTCGAACACATCATGAAGCAAGAGAAAAATATGGAAATTTAAAAGAAGAGCTGGCTATAAAATTCCCCGATGACATTGACTCATATGCAAATGGTAAAGATAAATTTGTTAAAGAACTGGAAAAAAAGGCCTTAATTTGGTATAGAGAACAATAG
- a CDS encoding Mur ligase family protein, producing MNLTDLLTSVEIDSIRPNQLKKELDNIDIKKIAYHTKEVAADTLFVCIKGHQTDGHNYARHAAKQGATVIVVEQFIEGMDVLQLKVSDSREALAILSSNFFAHPSNSMSIFGVTATNGKTTITYMIDEIFKAYQLKSGLIGTILVKIDKKIEMSRLTTPESYDLQQHFAKMRDHEITHVSLEVSSSALELKRVHNTDFDVVAFMNISPEHIRLHESFDAYFDAKASLIRNASKKSTAILNLDEPLLIPLEKETEAQVVTFGIENKSGTITVSNIQFSSGIPSFTVSILKPFNTLSGKKIDITSFDLEMSVPGYHSIYNALTALVTGLVNDIPIEDIQQGIKKFRGVERRFQMLYDKEFKVIDDLLLNQNNIDSCMETISHLDYNKLHLVHAIRGSNGPAHSTEIAESLTEWFHKMNVAKIILTTAPSHAAKNDEVTDEELAAFLKVMKQNNIEVAFFKGLEDTLRFGVKQLNVDDILLISGAHSMDQGAKKTLELLKEIHPKVDHESIDQVLKTKLIGMDPFKVAEKI from the coding sequence ATGAACCTAACTGACTTATTAACATCGGTAGAGATCGACTCTATCCGCCCCAATCAACTTAAAAAAGAATTAGATAACATCGATATTAAAAAAATTGCCTATCACACAAAAGAAGTCGCTGCAGATACATTATTTGTCTGTATTAAAGGTCACCAAACAGATGGACATAACTATGCAAGACATGCTGCAAAGCAAGGTGCAACGGTTATCGTCGTCGAACAATTTATTGAAGGCATGGATGTTCTTCAACTTAAAGTCTCAGATAGTCGTGAAGCCTTGGCTATTTTATCGAGTAATTTTTTTGCTCATCCTTCTAATTCGATGAGCATATTCGGCGTAACTGCTACTAATGGGAAGACGACGATTACATACATGATAGATGAGATCTTCAAGGCCTATCAATTGAAATCTGGTTTAATAGGAACTATCCTAGTTAAAATCGATAAAAAGATTGAAATGAGTAGATTAACTACCCCCGAATCTTATGATTTGCAACAGCATTTTGCAAAAATGAGAGATCATGAAATCACACATGTCTCCTTGGAAGTTTCTTCCTCAGCACTGGAACTTAAACGCGTTCATAATACTGACTTTGACGTTGTAGCCTTCATGAATATCAGTCCAGAACATATCAGACTGCATGAATCATTTGATGCTTACTTTGATGCTAAAGCATCATTGATAAGAAATGCCTCTAAAAAAAGTACCGCTATTTTGAATCTTGATGAACCGCTGCTTATCCCTTTAGAAAAAGAAACAGAGGCTCAAGTTGTTACTTTCGGAATCGAAAATAAGTCTGGTACGATAACCGTCTCAAATATTCAATTTTCTTCGGGCATACCATCATTTACAGTGTCTATTCTAAAACCTTTTAACACCCTAAGTGGAAAAAAAATCGATATAACAAGTTTCGATTTAGAAATGTCGGTTCCAGGCTATCATTCTATCTATAATGCCCTTACAGCGCTTGTTACAGGATTGGTCAATGATATACCAATCGAGGATATCCAGCAAGGAATCAAAAAATTTAGAGGTGTAGAGAGACGATTCCAGATGCTCTATGATAAAGAATTTAAAGTAATAGATGACTTGTTGTTGAATCAAAACAACATTGATTCATGCATGGAGACCATCAGTCATTTAGATTATAATAAGCTGCACCTTGTACATGCAATCAGAGGAAGTAACGGTCCTGCACACAGCACCGAAATTGCAGAGTCTTTAACAGAATGGTTCCATAAAATGAACGTTGCTAAGATCATTCTGACGACGGCGCCATCACATGCCGCCAAAAATGATGAAGTTACAGATGAAGAATTAGCAGCTTTCTTGAAAGTGATGAAACAGAATAACATTGAAGTTGCTTTTTTTAAGGGACTTGAAGATACTCTGAGATTTGGTGTTAAACAATTGAATGTAGATGATATTCTACTGATTTCAGGAGCGCATTCGATGGATCAGGGAGCAAAAAAGACCCTAGAATTATTAAAAGAAATCCATCCTAAAGTAGATCATGAAAGTATTGATCAAGTATTGAAGACCAAACTCATTGGAATGGATCCTTTCAAAGTAGCTGAAAAAATTTAA